A DNA window from Bacteroides cellulosilyticus contains the following coding sequences:
- the yaaA gene encoding peroxide stress protein YaaA: protein MLTFISCAKTMTARTSVGVPEITVPYFQAEAVQNALDMGQFSAADLERLLRINSKIAAENYLRYQDFFSEANSAMPAICAYTGAVFKRIVPKDFSEDDFRYAQEHMRITSFLYGLLRPLDGIKPYRMEGDIRLPERGGMTMFDYWKPLLTDYFIADIKRQGGILVNLASGEMRDLFDWKRVEEEVRVITPEFQVWKGGQLKTIVIYAKMCRGEMLRYIIKNRIENPEDLRAFTWEGFAYDEGRSTDEHLQFTLV from the coding sequence ATGTTGACATTCATCTCTTGTGCCAAAACGATGACGGCACGCACATCTGTAGGAGTCCCTGAAATAACCGTTCCGTACTTTCAGGCGGAAGCAGTACAGAATGCCTTGGATATGGGGCAATTTTCAGCTGCTGACCTGGAACGTCTGCTACGTATAAATTCCAAGATTGCCGCTGAGAATTATCTGCGCTATCAGGATTTCTTTTCGGAGGCAAATTCTGCGATGCCCGCTATCTGTGCCTATACCGGTGCGGTGTTCAAACGTATAGTACCGAAAGATTTTTCCGAAGATGATTTTCGTTATGCTCAGGAACACATGCGCATCACTTCCTTTCTGTACGGACTGCTTCGTCCGCTGGACGGGATAAAGCCTTATCGTATGGAAGGAGATATACGCCTGCCCGAAAGGGGAGGGATGACTATGTTTGATTACTGGAAACCTTTGCTGACGGATTATTTTATAGCGGATATCAAACGTCAGGGTGGCATACTCGTTAATCTTGCCAGTGGTGAGATGAGAGATCTGTTCGACTGGAAGCGAGTAGAAGAAGAAGTCCGTGTCATTACTCCCGAATTCCAGGTTTGGAAAGGCGGGCAGCTAAAGACGATTGTGATATATGCCAAGATGTGCCGCGGGGAAATGCTACGCTATATTATTAAAAATCGGATTGAAAATCCCGAAGACTTGAGAGCTTTTACGTGGGAGGGCTTTGCATACGATGAAGGGCGCAGTACGGATGAGCACTTGCAATTTACGCTGGTGTGA
- a CDS encoding L-threonylcarbamoyladenylate synthase → MIEDIKKACQVMNEGGVILYPTDTIWGIGCDATNEEAVRRVYEIKQRSDSKAMLVLVDSPVKVDFYVQDVPEVAWDLIEVADKPLTIIYSGARNLAPNLIAEDGSVGIRVTNEEFSKRLCQQFRKAIVSTSANISGQPSPANYSEITEELKSMVDYVVGYRREEMGHPKPSSIIKLDKGGVIKIIRK, encoded by the coding sequence ATGATAGAAGATATTAAAAAAGCCTGTCAAGTGATGAACGAAGGCGGAGTCATTCTGTACCCCACCGACACCATTTGGGGAATAGGTTGTGACGCCACCAACGAAGAAGCTGTGCGGCGTGTGTATGAGATTAAGCAGCGCTCGGACAGTAAGGCGATGCTTGTGTTGGTAGACTCTCCTGTAAAGGTAGACTTCTATGTGCAGGATGTGCCTGAAGTGGCATGGGATTTGATTGAAGTGGCAGATAAACCGTTGACGATCATCTACTCCGGTGCGCGAAACCTGGCACCTAACCTGATTGCCGAAGATGGTAGCGTGGGTATCCGGGTAACGAATGAAGAATTCTCAAAACGGCTTTGTCAACAGTTCCGTAAGGCGATTGTTTCTACATCGGCCAATATCAGCGGACAACCTTCGCCGGCAAATTACAGTGAGATCACAGAAGAACTTAAGTCCATGGTCGATTACGTAGTGGGCTATCGACGGGAAGAAATGGGACATCCGAAACCATCCAGCATCATAAAACTGGATAAGGGTGGTGTTATAAAAATTATCCGGAAATAA
- the aat gene encoding leucyl/phenylalanyl-tRNA--protein transferase — protein sequence MVFALTDEITFPDPHYADPDGLLAVGGDLSTDRLILAYSNGIFPWYAFQEGMIQWWCPLERFVIFPDEVHISHSMRTLMNKGKYDVTINQAFDEVIRKCGELRMDMEGAWLGPKMIEAYTLLHEQGFAASVEIWEGEQLVGGLYGVTLGRCFFGESMFSLVPSASKLALIHLAQFFGEHGGVLIDCQFETPHLKSMGGRYISYEEYMELLQS from the coding sequence ATGGTCTTTGCGCTAACTGACGAAATTACATTTCCCGATCCGCACTACGCCGATCCGGACGGATTGCTGGCAGTGGGCGGTGATCTATCGACCGACCGCCTCATCCTGGCTTACTCCAACGGAATATTCCCCTGGTACGCTTTCCAGGAGGGTATGATACAATGGTGGTGCCCGCTGGAACGCTTCGTCATTTTCCCCGACGAAGTCCATATCTCACACTCCATGCGTACGCTCATGAACAAGGGGAAATACGACGTCACCATCAATCAGGCTTTTGATGAAGTCATCCGTAAGTGCGGAGAACTGAGGATGGATATGGAAGGTGCCTGGCTCGGTCCGAAAATGATAGAAGCTTACACGTTGCTGCATGAACAGGGCTTTGCCGCCAGCGTGGAAATATGGGAAGGAGAACAGTTAGTAGGCGGACTCTATGGAGTAACCTTGGGACGCTGCTTTTTCGGTGAAAGTATGTTTTCACTGGTTCCCAGTGCATCCAAGTTAGCCCTCATCCACTTGGCGCAATTCTTCGGAGAGCATGGCGGCGTACTGATAGACTGCCAGTTCGAAACTCCCCATCTGAAATCAATGGGAGGAAGATATATCAGCTACGAAGAATATATGGAGCTTTTGCAATCATAG
- a CDS encoding ATP-dependent Clp protease adaptor ClpS, producing MEQQQSSFKEKERTDLREPQHFKVIIYNDDFTTMEFVVKILTTIFFKSAAEAETLMLQVHKSQSAVVGIYTYDIAQSKVQKATRMAREENFPLRLTVAPEEE from the coding sequence ATGGAACAGCAGCAATCATCTTTCAAAGAAAAGGAACGTACAGACCTGCGCGAGCCGCAGCATTTCAAGGTGATCATCTATAACGATGACTTCACCACAATGGAGTTTGTCGTCAAGATACTTACTACCATATTCTTTAAATCGGCAGCAGAAGCGGAAACGCTGATGTTACAGGTACATAAGAGTCAATCGGCAGTGGTGGGCATCTATACATACGACATTGCACAATCGAAGGTACAAAAAGCCACCCGTATGGCACGCGAAGAAAATTTTCCACTCCGGCTCACCGTTGCGCCGGAAGAAGAATAA
- a CDS encoding acyl-CoA thioesterase yields the protein MEEIQFNHTLPIQLRFNDVDKFGHVNNTVYFSFYDLGKTEYFASVCPDVDWEKDGIVVVHIEANFLAQIYGSDHIAVQTAVTEIGTKSFHLAQRVIDTETQEIKCICTSVMVTFDLEKHESKPLEEEWIQAICKYEGRDLRKKK from the coding sequence ATGGAAGAAATTCAATTTAACCACACCCTGCCCATACAACTACGATTTAATGATGTCGATAAGTTCGGCCATGTGAACAATACGGTTTATTTCTCTTTCTATGATTTGGGAAAAACCGAGTATTTTGCTTCTGTGTGTCCGGACGTTGATTGGGAGAAAGACGGTATTGTCGTCGTACACATAGAAGCGAACTTCCTTGCACAGATTTATGGCTCGGATCATATCGCTGTACAAACCGCCGTTACTGAAATCGGCACCAAAAGCTTTCACCTCGCACAGCGGGTGATTGATACGGAAACACAGGAGATCAAGTGCATATGCACCTCTGTAATGGTAACTTTTGATTTAGAGAAACATGAATCTAAACCTCTGGAAGAAGAATGGATTCAGGCAATCTGTAAATACGAAGGAAGGGATTTGAGAAAGAAAAAATAA
- a CDS encoding AAA family ATPase — translation MDIQNTVHVNSAFTYAQKKAISYRHEFITPEHLLSAFLEQSPFTSALNMCFCDPRELAFSLENYFTEELESVPADMDYELEVSTQLNELIQHAYLMIDYSSAEALNVPHLVQSMLQLKDSWACHILKETLEEDLPEFISQLISRYEEVEEEDDLQTSPQEKSEPWRSFVTCLNDCLQDHNPLIGREAELERTIQVLCRKEKNNPLHVGEPGVGKTSLAYGLAARIEAREVPERLLDCRIYELDLGTLLAGTQYRGDFEKRLKTIMEGVRNEGHAIIYIDEIHNLIGAGRTGDGSMDASNMLKPYLESGDIRFIGSTTYEEYNRYFARSKGLVRRFQQIDILEPSIEETIHIVEGLKEKYEEFHGVTYQPDVIPYAVKASVRYISDRFLPDKAIDLVDEAGAYREIHPIPSGEQIVDKTLITDVLARICKVDALAMKEEDTTSLETLHARISAKIYGQEEAVRQVVEAVQMSKAGLLDENKPLASLLFVGPTGVGKTEVAKVLASELGISLQRFDMSEYTEKHTVAKLIGSPAGYVGYEDGGLLTDAIRKTPNCVLLLDEIEKAHPDVFNILLQVMDYAVLTDNKGRKADCRHVVLIMTSNAGAQFARQASIGFSSQITAGEAMLKQVKKTFKPEFINRLSATVVFHDMSREMASLILDKKLGELSSKLAARQIEMELSPEARNWLLQRGFLPEYGAREMDRVIASHLKPLLMREILFGSLKSGGKTCIQVDKDQLVLQLSTK, via the coding sequence ATGGATATACAAAATACAGTGCATGTGAACAGCGCATTCACCTATGCACAAAAAAAAGCGATATCTTATCGCCATGAATTTATCACACCTGAGCATTTGCTAAGTGCATTTCTGGAACAGAGTCCCTTTACCAGTGCCTTAAATATGTGTTTTTGTGACCCCCGAGAACTTGCTTTCTCTTTAGAGAATTATTTCACGGAAGAACTGGAAAGCGTTCCCGCAGACATGGATTATGAACTGGAAGTTTCAACCCAGCTCAACGAACTGATACAACATGCCTATCTGATGATAGACTATTCAAGTGCTGAAGCATTGAACGTCCCCCATTTAGTGCAAAGCATGCTTCAGCTCAAAGACTCCTGGGCATGCCATATTCTGAAAGAAACTCTTGAAGAAGATCTACCCGAATTTATCAGCCAACTCATCTCCCGATATGAAGAAGTGGAGGAAGAAGACGATCTGCAAACCTCTCCACAGGAAAAAAGCGAGCCCTGGCGAAGCTTTGTAACTTGTCTGAATGACTGTCTGCAAGATCATAATCCACTCATCGGACGGGAAGCTGAACTGGAACGAACCATCCAGGTGCTCTGTCGCAAAGAGAAAAACAATCCGTTGCATGTAGGCGAACCGGGTGTTGGCAAAACCTCCCTCGCTTACGGACTCGCTGCCCGCATCGAAGCACGCGAGGTCCCCGAACGACTCCTCGACTGCCGTATCTATGAACTGGATTTAGGCACTCTACTGGCAGGTACGCAATACCGGGGTGACTTCGAAAAACGCCTGAAAACTATTATGGAAGGTGTTCGCAACGAGGGACACGCCATCATCTATATCGACGAGATACACAATCTGATAGGTGCCGGACGTACAGGAGACGGTTCCATGGATGCATCCAATATGCTGAAACCTTATCTGGAAAGCGGAGACATCCGTTTCATCGGCTCTACCACATATGAGGAATACAACCGTTACTTTGCCCGCAGCAAAGGGTTGGTGCGTCGCTTTCAACAAATTGACATACTTGAACCGAGCATTGAGGAAACCATCCATATCGTAGAAGGTCTGAAAGAAAAATATGAAGAATTTCATGGAGTAACCTATCAACCTGATGTAATCCCTTACGCCGTCAAAGCGAGTGTTCGCTATATCAGCGACCGTTTTCTGCCCGACAAGGCTATCGATCTGGTGGATGAAGCAGGAGCTTATCGCGAAATTCACCCTATACCTTCCGGAGAGCAAATTGTAGACAAGACATTGATAACCGATGTACTCGCCCGTATCTGCAAAGTAGATGCACTCGCCATGAAAGAAGAAGATACCACCTCACTGGAAACTTTGCATGCACGTATCAGTGCCAAAATTTACGGCCAGGAAGAGGCAGTGCGCCAAGTGGTGGAAGCCGTACAAATGTCCAAAGCCGGACTGCTGGATGAAAACAAACCGCTGGCAAGCCTGCTCTTCGTCGGTCCTACCGGAGTAGGTAAAACCGAAGTAGCCAAAGTGCTGGCCTCCGAACTGGGTATTTCCCTGCAACGTTTCGATATGAGCGAATACACCGAGAAGCATACCGTAGCCAAATTAATCGGTTCACCCGCCGGATATGTAGGCTATGAAGACGGTGGTTTATTAACCGACGCCATCCGCAAAACTCCCAACTGTGTGTTGCTGCTTGATGAAATAGAAAAAGCCCATCCCGATGTATTCAACATCCTGCTACAAGTGATGGACTATGCTGTTCTTACGGATAACAAAGGACGAAAAGCCGACTGCCGACACGTAGTACTTATCATGACTTCAAATGCCGGTGCACAATTTGCCCGTCAAGCATCTATTGGATTCAGCAGTCAGATTACAGCCGGGGAAGCCATGTTGAAACAGGTCAAGAAGACCTTCAAGCCGGAGTTTATCAACCGTCTGTCCGCTACTGTCGTTTTCCACGATATGAGTCGGGAAATGGCCTCACTTATCCTCGACAAGAAGCTTGGGGAACTGAGCAGCAAACTTGCTGCACGCCAGATAGAGATGGAACTGAGCCCGGAAGCCCGCAACTGGTTATTGCAACGTGGATTCCTGCCCGAATATGGCGCCCGCGAAATGGACCGTGTGATAGCTTCGCATCTGAAACCACTCCTGATGCGCGAAATCTTATTCGGTTCCTTAAAATCCGGCGGTAAAACTTGCATACAGGTAGACAAAGATCAGTTAGTCCTACAACTCTCAACAAAGTAA